One part of the Quercus lobata isolate SW786 chromosome 7, ValleyOak3.0 Primary Assembly, whole genome shotgun sequence genome encodes these proteins:
- the LOC115952705 gene encoding tubulin-folding cofactor B, which produces MAANRLQIQGDDSVLLRVTHANLKTFSADIRFSLQSTVDSVKEKLWKKCGTSVNSMCLELYDDTNTKISDLSDNSRPLGFYSPLNGYRLHIIDLDPSSVTSGGWLEDTSLVEKYSISEEAYEKRDGTFRKFKGRLASQNPSALGNKKPDNYMEDLCVNIKVGDRCEVEPGEKRGVVKFVGRAESLAPGFWVGVQYDEPLGNHDGMVKGVRYFDCPPNHGAIVRPDKVKVGDYPEQDPFEVDEI; this is translated from the exons ATGGCTGCTAATCGGCTACAGATCCAAGGGGACGATTCCGTGCTATTGCGTGTTACCCACGCCAACCTCAAGACCTTCTCCGCTGACATTCGCTTCTCACTTCAG tccaCTGTGGATTCCGTCAAAGAAAAGCTCTGGAAAAAATGTGGGACTTCTGTTAATTCAATGTGCCTTGAGCTTTATGACGATACCAACACCAAAATTTCCGACTTGTCTGACAACTCCAGGCCTCTTGGTTTCTATTCTCCGCTTAATGG GTATCGCTTACATATTATAGATCTTGACCCTTCATCAGTAACGTCTGGTGGTTGGCTGGAAGACACTTCACTGGTGGAGAAATACTCGATTTCAGAAGAAGCTTATGAGAAACGTGATG GCACTTTTAGAAAATTTAAGGGAAGATTGGCCTCTCAAAATCCATCAGCTCTTGGCAACAAG AAACCAGACAACTACATGGAAGATCTCTGTGTCAATATCAAG GTTGGAGATAGATGCGAAGTTGAACCGGGGGAGAAAAGAGGTGTGGTAAAATTTGTGGGTCGGGCAGAGTCACTGGCACCTGGTTTCTGGGTTGGAGTTCAATATGATGAACCATTGGGAAATCATGATGGCAT GGTGAAAGGAGTACGTTACTTTGATTGCCCTCCTAATCATGGTGCAATTGTAAGGCCAGACAAAGTAAAG GTTGGTGACTATCCTGAACAAGATCCCTTTGAGGTGGATGAAATATAA